The genomic DNA ATAGCAATTCCTGACTCTCTTTGAGCAAAATCGCGGTACATAAGTTGCGTCTGAACCTCTTTAACACAATCGCGGTGATAGAGAATTTTTTGCAACATTCTAATTCTTGCTTGAGAAAATCGTTATACAGGGACTGCGTCTGAGTAACAGTTTCCAAGCTAATTTACTTGATAATAGCTGATGTTGTCAAGTATAATGCCTTCCATGCCTGATGTGAATATTATAATCACCCTCTTGATAATACTCTTTGCCATAGTTCTGTTTGCAATCGAAATTGTGCCTGTAGATGTCATTTCTGTAATTGTGGTACTTGCACTCATTTATTTCAAATTACTGTCGCCTGATCAGGCATTTACTGGATTCAGCAATTCAGCCCTCGTTATGATAGGAAGCGTCCTCATCATGACGACCGCTCTGGTTAAAAGTGGTGTTGCGGACAAGATAGCTCATTTCATTTTAAAGTGGTCGGGACAGAGTTCAATACGTCTTTTCTGCACATTTCTCATAACTGTCGGGATTATATCATCATTTATTAATAATGTGGCAGCAGTCGCCATACTGTTGCCTTCTACGGTCAGTATAGCAAAGGCAGCCAAGATCAATTCATCAAAGCTTCTCATGCCATTGGCCTTCGGGTCAATGATGGGAGGGATGTGCACACTTATAGGTACATCTACAAATATTGCAGTTTCCGGGGCATTGCCTAACTACGATATGTCCTCTTTTTCAATGTTTGAGATAACCCCTATCGGTCTGATTGTATTCTTTGGTGGATTACTCTTTTTTATGACTCTTGGATACTTTCTTTTGCCTGCCAAAGACAAAGATGAAGTAATTGAAGACTATGGAATTCGTGAATACCTTTCAGAACTCAAGATATTGCCATCTTCTCCTCTTGTAGGTGAAAAGGTATCTGAACGTGTCTTTGGAAACATGCAGGACCTGTCAATAGTAGGCATCTACCGTAAGGGGAATAATATCTATATCCCGGGAGATCATTTTACTATAGAATCCGGCGATTCATTTCTCGTAGTAGGTGGTATTGAAAACCTGGCGAGGGCGGGCCAGACAGATGGGATAGAAATAAAGTCAGGGTATAAACACATTGACAAAGACCTGGAACCAGGTGATGTGCGTATGGCTGAAGCAGTAATTGCCCCTGATTCAATCCTTGAGGGTAAGACATTGAAAGATGTTAATTTCAGGCACACCTATGGCCTGTCTGCGATAGCACTTTACCGGCACAGTATATGCCTTCGAGAAAAAGTCGGCCGTATCCCCCTTCGTGTGGGGGATGTCCTCTTACTTCAGGGGGAAATAGACCGTATAGATGCACTGGGTGAGATATTAAAGCTGATCATAATGGGGGACGTAACACCTGAACGGTTCAGGACAAAGAAGGCAGGAATAGCAACCATCATCTTTCTTGCGAGCATTATTGCAGGCGTAACCGGTTTAGTTCCAATAGCGGTTTCCTTTCTGACCGGTGCAGCGCTGATGGTCCTGAGCAAGTGCCTTTATGCAGAGGAGGTATACAAATCAGTAAACTGGCACATCCTCATTTTAATAGGAGGGATGATATCCCTTGGACTTGCAGTTGAACAGACCGGCACAGCACAATTTCTTGCAAACCTTATAACAGATGCAACAGCAAGTTATGGTATTCATGCATTGCTTGGCAGTTTCTTTATCCTCACAGTATTACTGACACAGCCAATGTCTAACGTAGCTGCGGCACTCCTTATCCTGCCTATCGCCATTCATACTGCGCAGGGTCTCGGGGTTAATCCAAGGACTTTTGTGATGACGATCACAATTGCTGCATCTTGCTCTTTTATGACCCCCTTTGAACCGGCGGCTGTCCTTGTCTATGGCACTGGCAGGTACCGTTTTATTGATTTTATCCGGGTTGGTCTTCCCCTGACAATAGTGGTATTTATTATATCAATGCTCATAATACCAGTCTTATGGCCGCTGTAGCAGAAACAAAAATGACGAATGTATTAAGGTGTTTAATTTAAAATGTTATTGACAAACGTGGTTCTCTTTGATACACCCTTTACTTAAAGGTAAAGGAGATATATGCAAATAAAAAAATCGCTAAGCATTATCATGCTGACAGGTATTCTGATTTTAAACGCATCACCCTACAGCTTCAGCCAGTATTCAGATGCAGCCGGTAAAAAACAATTACAAGATGGAAATACGACCGATTATACGATAAAAAAAGGCGATACACTCTGGGACATATCAGAGGAATTTCTTAAGGACCCGTTCCTTTGGCCTGATATTTGGGAGAACAATAAATATATCAGGAACCCTGATCTTATTTTCCCCGGCGATAAGTTGTCCATACCATCTGATATCCTTTCCAAACCAGAAAGAGGACCAGAAGCTGCTCCTGTTCCGGCATCTGAAGCTACCACCCCCGAACAGGAGGCAATTCCGGCCGCTGAAGAGCCTTCTCATGTCTCAACACCTTCGGTGGAATCACAACCCAAAAGGTCTCCTGCCCCTGCATCACCACCTGTTGTAAAGCCGGCAATATCAACCGATACAATTGAGTCCGGCGGGTATATCATAAACAAGATTGACAGCTATGGAGTATTGACAGGATCAAGAGAAGGCAGGACTATCTTTGCCGATGGCGACAGCGTTAACATCTCACTGGCAAAAGGTTTTGCTAACAAGGTATCTGTTGGAGAAAAACTTACGATCTTCAGGACATCCGGACCTGTTATCCATCCAGCTACGAAGAAAAAGGCAGGTTTTCTTTTTATTCCCATAGGAGTGATTGAGATTAACAGGGTGCAGGGCAACGATGCCTCAGGAGAGATTATCAGAACGTACAACTATGCCTCGACTGGTGACCAGATACAACCGTACATTCCCGCTCATCCGGTTCAGGAAATAAGAAGGTCTGCAACACAGATTCAAGGATATATCATAGAAACACGGGAAGGATTAACATTAAATGCCAAGTACAGTATCGTATACATAGACAAAGGCGCTGCAGATGGTATTACTCCGGGAACGATTATATATGTAATCAAAGAAAGAAATGATGTTATTGGTGAACTGCAGGTAGTTTCTGTACAGGATAAAACATCCACCGCCATGGTCACAAGAAGCTCTGAAACTTTTGGAACCGGAAGCAAGGTTACTACAATCATAAAATAAATGCCTCTGTATATTTGATTCACATGATTGCCTGATCATGTGAATCCCTGGTCCCTTGAACCCTCTATAATTTATGAACAAAACACGCATGCGCGATAAGCTTACAAAGGATAATGAAAGACCGGATTGTCATCCTGAATATATTTCGGGATTTCAATCTAAGTCAGGTTCGGTAATTTCGAGCAGACATTATCCCTGGTTGGCGCTTGCACATATATTAAAAAACAGATACGCACTCTCGAAAAATCTTATAGAGAGATTTTCTTCTCCGGAACAGGTATTCTCATCTTCATTCGAAGAGCTGTGCAGAGCGGAAGGTATAACTCCTGCGATAGCATGGGAAATAAAATCGTTCAGACATCCATCAGCAGATATTGAGAATGAGTTAAAAAAGATAGATGATGCCGGCATCAAGTTGATTCATTTTAATCACCCGGATTATCCTGCAGGGTTAAGAAACATCTATGACCCACCGCTCTATTTCTATATGAATGGAACCATTACTCCTGAAGATACCAATGCACTGGCTGTAGTCGGATCGAGGAGTCCCTCACCCTATGGTATAAAGGTCACAGAGATGCTTACCGAAAGATTGTCGTCTGCCGGGTTCACTGTAGTCAGCGGAATGGCCAGGGGGATAGACAGCGCCGCTCACAGGACTGCACTAAAAACAGGAGGAAGAAGTATCGCAGTACTTGGCTGCGGAGCAGACATAGCCTATCCTCGTGAAAACGCAGGCCTCATGCGTGAGATCATCGGAAATGGGGCAATAATCTCAGAGTTTCCGCTGGGAACCAGGCCTGACAAGAAACACTTCCCTCAGAGAAACAGGATCATAAGCGGTCTTTCACGTGGAGTTATTGTCGTAGAGGCGGCAGAGAAAAGCGGTTCACTTATAACTGCAAGGTTTGCAATGGAACAGGGACGGGAAATATTTGCTGTACCCGGGAACATTAATTCACCTCTAAGTAAAGGGGCAAATAATCTTATTAAGCAGGGGGCAAAGGCCGTCACAAGTGTTAATGATGTACTGGAGGAATTTGAACAGTTGTTGACGCTCCGGCAAAAACATGGTATCAACATATTGCCTGACGAACCTGATTCTATGTCAGATGAAGAAAAGAATATAT from Nitrospirota bacterium includes the following:
- a CDS encoding SLC13 family permease — its product is MLSSIMPSMPDVNIIITLLIILFAIVLFAIEIVPVDVISVIVVLALIYFKLLSPDQAFTGFSNSALVMIGSVLIMTTALVKSGVADKIAHFILKWSGQSSIRLFCTFLITVGIISSFINNVAAVAILLPSTVSIAKAAKINSSKLLMPLAFGSMMGGMCTLIGTSTNIAVSGALPNYDMSSFSMFEITPIGLIVFFGGLLFFMTLGYFLLPAKDKDEVIEDYGIREYLSELKILPSSPLVGEKVSERVFGNMQDLSIVGIYRKGNNIYIPGDHFTIESGDSFLVVGGIENLARAGQTDGIEIKSGYKHIDKDLEPGDVRMAEAVIAPDSILEGKTLKDVNFRHTYGLSAIALYRHSICLREKVGRIPLRVGDVLLLQGEIDRIDALGEILKLIIMGDVTPERFRTKKAGIATIIFLASIIAGVTGLVPIAVSFLTGAALMVLSKCLYAEEVYKSVNWHILILIGGMISLGLAVEQTGTAQFLANLITDATASYGIHALLGSFFILTVLLTQPMSNVAAALLILPIAIHTAQGLGVNPRTFVMTITIAASCSFMTPFEPAAVLVYGTGRYRFIDFIRVGLPLTIVVFIISMLIIPVLWPL
- a CDS encoding LysM peptidoglycan-binding domain-containing protein yields the protein MQIKKSLSIIMLTGILILNASPYSFSQYSDAAGKKQLQDGNTTDYTIKKGDTLWDISEEFLKDPFLWPDIWENNKYIRNPDLIFPGDKLSIPSDILSKPERGPEAAPVPASEATTPEQEAIPAAEEPSHVSTPSVESQPKRSPAPASPPVVKPAISTDTIESGGYIINKIDSYGVLTGSREGRTIFADGDSVNISLAKGFANKVSVGEKLTIFRTSGPVIHPATKKKAGFLFIPIGVIEINRVQGNDASGEIIRTYNYASTGDQIQPYIPAHPVQEIRRSATQIQGYIIETREGLTLNAKYSIVYIDKGAADGITPGTIIYVIKERNDVIGELQVVSVQDKTSTAMVTRSSETFGTGSKVTTIIK
- the dprA gene encoding DNA-protecting protein DprA; this encodes MNKTRMRDKLTKDNERPDCHPEYISGFQSKSGSVISSRHYPWLALAHILKNRYALSKNLIERFSSPEQVFSSSFEELCRAEGITPAIAWEIKSFRHPSADIENELKKIDDAGIKLIHFNHPDYPAGLRNIYDPPLYFYMNGTITPEDTNALAVVGSRSPSPYGIKVTEMLTERLSSAGFTVVSGMARGIDSAAHRTALKTGGRSIAVLGCGADIAYPRENAGLMREIIGNGAIISEFPLGTRPDKKHFPQRNRIISGLSRGVIVVEAAEKSGSLITARFAMEQGREIFAVPGNINSPLSKGANNLIKQGAKAVTSVNDVLEEFEQLLTLRQKHGINILPDEPDSMSDEEKNIYRTLTLEPKHINQVITESGIETRRVIQLLLNLELNGRIEQLPGSCYVRSALNS